A part of Phoenix dactylifera cultivar Barhee BC4 chromosome 2, palm_55x_up_171113_PBpolish2nd_filt_p, whole genome shotgun sequence genomic DNA contains:
- the LOC103708385 gene encoding probable beta-1,4-xylosyltransferase IRX9H isoform X2 — MAILIPAPAINRFLDASTEPAMAWIRRSFCPSYRQGLLSPPPPPPPSPLRRLLMMGAYLPRHPRKTSNISSWRRHLLRFLLFFLLGFLLGLSPFADLDDSGLRPHDFSFDDDGGRPRRDLSALVRSRPWEIEIVRPEGLVAVELEARKEEEGPGEPDPRSLGKLLIVVTPTYNRALQAYFLNRLGQTLRLVPPPLLWIVVEMNAASMETAQILRRTGVMYRHLVCKKTSTDIKDRGVHQRNTALEHIERHRLDGIVYFADDDNIYSLELFDRMREIRRFGTWPVAMLAQSKNKAILEGPVCNGSQVIGWHTNEKSKRLRRFHVDMSGFAFNSTILWDPRRWHRPTSNAIRQLDTVKEGFQ, encoded by the exons ATGGCCATCCTCATCCCAG CTCCAGCTATCAATCGTTTTCTTGATGCTTCCACGGAACCAGCCATGGCCTGGATCCGCCGCTCCTTCTGCCCCTCCTACCGCCAGGGCCTCCTttccccgccgccgccgccgccgccatccCCTCTCCGCCGCCTCCTGATGATGGGCGCCTACCTCCCGCGGCACCCCCGCAAGACAAGCAACATCTCCTCCTGGCGGCGGCACCTCCTccgcttcctcctcttcttcctcctcggctTCTTGCTGGGCCTCTCCCCCTTCGCCGACCTCGACGACTCCGGCCTCCGCCCCCATGACTTCTCCTTCGACGACGACGGCGGGCGCCCCCGTCGGGATCTCTCCGCCCTCGTCCGCTCGAGGCCTTGGGAGATTGAGATCGTGCGGCCCGAGGGCCTCGTCGCCGTCGAGCTCGAGGccaggaaggaggaggaaggccCCGGCGAGCCCGATCCGCGGTCCCTCGGGAAGCTCCTCATCGTTGTCACCCCGACCTACAACCGCGCCCTCCAGGCCTACTTCCTCAACCGGCTGGGCCAGACGCTGAGGCTCGTGCCGCCGCCCCTTCTCTGGATCGTGGTGGAGATGAACGCCGCCTCCATGGAGACGGCCCAGATCCTCAGGAGGACGGGGGTCATGTACCGCCATCTGGTCTGCAAGAAGACCTCCACCGACATCAAGGACCGAGGCGTCCACCAGCGGAACACGGCGCTCGAGCACATCGAGCGGCACCGTCTCGACGGCATCGTGTACTTTGCCGACGACGACAACATTTACTCGCTCGAGCTGTTCGACCGCATGAGGGAGATCAG GAGATTTGGCACTTGGCCCGTTGCAATGCTTGCTCAAAGCAAAAATAAGGCAATACTGGAAGGCCCAGTATGCAATGGAAGTCAAGTGATTGGTTGGCACACAAATGAGAAAAGTAAGAGACTTCGAAGATTTCATGTTGACATGTCAGGATTTGCATTCAACAGCACAATACTGTGGGACCCGAGGAGGTGGCACCGTCCAACCTCAAATGCCATAAGGCAACTAGACACAGTAAAGGAGGGTTTTCAG